In Edaphobacter aggregans, the sequence CTGTCGATGTCTTCCGCCGACTCCACCAGCCTCGAAGGCGAGAGCATTAGACGTTCCACCACCTCGCCATCTTCCTCAGCAAACATCAATCCCTGTGCGCCCTTCTTTCGTTCGTCGATAAAGATTGGAGATCGCGTCGTCTCTACCAACTTCTCCACCACCGCTTCGAGCCTGTTGCGTCTCTCACGCAGTGGCAGCTCCAGCAGTAGCTCGCCATTCGCATACATCAGGTCGAACGCCATAAACACCACAGGAACCTGCCGCCGCCACTCACTCGAAACGCGCTTGCGGCCGATTCGCTGGCCCAGCACGGCAAAGGGTAGGGCGCGGCCTGTCTCATAATCCCACCCCAGAATCTCGCCGTCGAAGATCACCGGCCCCGCGCCAGCCGAGGCCACGTGGGCAAACGCCTCCTCCAAGTCTGGAAAGCTCTCCGTCACATCCTCCTTGTTGCGCGAGTAGATCGCTACGCGCTCCGGTTGCTCCCCATCGCCGCAGTGCACCTGCGCGCGCATCCCGTCATACTTGTCCTCGAGAAAGGCCTCGATGTGTGCTTTCTCTGCCTCTTCCTCCGGCTCACCGGAGAAGCGTTCCGCCGCCTCCTCCGGCGTATCCACAGGCGAGGCCAGCATGAACCCCAGCGGATGAAACAGTCGCATCCGAGCCTCTTGCAGCGTCCCCGCGAATGCCCGCTGCACCGCCGCACTCAAATCTGCCTCAAGCATCACAGCATTGCGAACCTCACCGACCGGCACTCCAGCCGCAACCGCAATCGCCTCTTCTACAAGGCTCTGCTTCACGCCGATCCGCATGTCTCCGATCATCAGCTTCAGCAGATACTTCGCCTCTAGCGGAGTAGCGCGTCGTAGCAGCCCCTCCACTAATCCCCCCCGTACCGCAGTAGTCCGCGCCACTGCCATCGCTGCAAATGCGTCGGCAACCTCCGCCAGCG encodes:
- a CDS encoding ATP-dependent DNA ligase; translated protein: MALFREVAELAEKLAGEAGRLKKRAAIAEAISSAHAEASESEDAGLFALYMSGTPFAEADSRKLNAGGALLSKALLAVSGASDIQLTAAYKQYGDLGAAGFDLLNGRTVAEASLTLAEVADAFAAMAVARTTAVRGGLVEGLLRRATPLEAKYLLKLMIGDMRIGVKQSLVEEAIAVAAGVPVGEVRNAVMLEADLSAAVQRAFAGTLQEARMRLFHPLGFMLASPVDTPEEAAERFSGEPEEEAEKAHIEAFLEDKYDGMRAQVHCGDGEQPERVAIYSRNKEDVTESFPDLEEAFAHVASAGAGPVIFDGEILGWDYETGRALPFAVLGQRIGRKRVSSEWRRQVPVVFMAFDLMYANGELLLELPLRERRNRLEAVVEKLVETTRSPIFIDERKKGAQGLMFAEEDGEVVERLMLSPSRLVESAEDIDRAYAEARARANEGVMLKAAESVYQPGRRGLAWMKLKRELATLDVVVTGAEFGHGKRAGILSDYTFAVRAPGGELLNVGKAYSGLTDAEIAEMSAWMMEHTLEDRGFFRTVEPLMVLEVAFNNIMRSGRHASGFALRFPRILRIRTDKPVSEIDTVERVEEVYQSQVDKPVETEM